A segment of the Manis javanica isolate MJ-LG chromosome 10, MJ_LKY, whole genome shotgun sequence genome:
gcactcctatgtttatcgcagcactatttacaatagccaagaattggaagcaacctaaatgtccatctgtagatgaatggataaagaagatgtggtacatatacacaatggaatactactcagccataagaagtggaaaaatccaaccatttgcagcaacatggatggagctggagagtattatgctcagtgaaataagccaggcggagaaagagaaataccaaatgatttcactcatctgaggagtataggaacaaaggaaaaactgaaggaacaaaacagcagcagaattacagaacccaaaaatggactaacaggtaccaaagggaaaggaactggggaggatgggtgggcagggagggataagggggggggaagaagaaggggggtattaagattagcatgcatgggggggagggagaaaggggagggtgggctgcacaacacagagaggacaagtagtgactctaccacattttgctaagctgatggacagtaaccgtaatgtggttgttagggggaacctgatataggggagagcatagtaaacatagtattcttcaggtaagtgtagattaaaaatttaaaaaaaaaaaagaaagaaagaaagaaaagggggattactccttaacaggataaaactattggtaaatcaaagatcaacgcatgctttaaatatcctaatgttgatcacttaaagggtgtcagatgatcagctatggaggtactcttttctgataatattcctttctcttaattaaaaaaaaaaaaaaaaaaaaagcagttactgtgtgctgacctccaatgagttctgcacagtggtatagagggcatgtcaaagtgtgggcaaagggtctgtttgtttctacgcagaagatcaaggcctagcttggatacccagaaaatgaactaagatacgatatgaggaggagcttccggcatcagcactctctggaggactcgtaccgggggatgatcatcaaaaagcctccacagggatccggacgatgctgcggttgtggctgcatccagcccaccgtctcctggacttgccataagaaggaggagggagatgtctaggctggcatgtgtatacagtgagacaacgaatttgaccggatctgtactgttggaactcaaccaggagttgggaggagtgcaagttgtagcaccccaaaatctcatgactatagactatctatggttaaaagaacatatgggatgtgaacagatcccagaaatgggctgctttaatttgtctgatggttcaagtacagttggaaaatatccatcatatcatagataaattttcacaaatgcctagggtgcctaaatggttttcttggcttcactggagatggctggtaattatagatttgctttgtttatgtcaccgtattcctattatgttaatatgtgtgtgcaaattagttagtagtttaaaacctatacatacttaaggtactatacaagaagatatgtcaaagaaataatcaatcctcccaagtttccttcatatgctacatctatagcttttcttcttccttcctaattacaaaccttaaatagaattcgtgcctcatatcgaatttaccgagtatcataattcctccaggtggtaaagatacctcgagacaagtgctgggcatagaagccacagggcataaatctgcaaagaagtaaaaagctaacctttgcaaacaatatggcttctctctcacttaccaactttacatttccctgtatggccccggaagatgactggttagccagagacgggtaagattcctcaagggaggaacaacctaagacaggcacagtcgcaggggggccatcaggtgagaatttggggatcaacagaggtgaggctcagaacctcaccccccctgctttgagagaaatcttctgcatccgtggatgtcttgctgcccttgtctagcctggattaatacttagtccataggcacacacctgatcatctgatcatctacatttgccttcttacagcactaaactatgttttctacctttatcttgcatctacctaccacttcagcattttattaaaaataaaaataataataataataggagaaatgtgggatcaacatataaatcaagtacaaaaatcaaatgaatattcatatttgacctgatggtttataggtcatattgcatgatcaaaaccgaaagtttctgtgatgaatgcccttgtactgttcaccatgtaagaatttattcactctgtaagaattcgttcaccatgtaagaacttgttcgttatgcttcagaagattggagactgacgagaattaggcttgagatggattaatgattgtacattgagcattgacccccctatactgaattttattgttgttaacaaccatttgatcaataaatatgagagatgccctctcaaaaaaaaaaaaaaaaaaaaaaaaaaacacttatggTATTAACAAAGAACAGTACCAGAAAATGTATCTCTAGGTTTATGATTAGGACAAGATTGAAATGAGTTACAAAGGGCACCTATGAACAACTCCTCTGCTCAGCTTTGAAACCCTCTCAACCATGTTATGTCTTCCAGTAGAGTAAATTGGGGGTCTGACCTCTTTCTAGACTCCAGGACCACGATTAATTCATCTTGTGGTGTCACttcaagtgcccagcacagtatCCTGCGTTCTGTAAACACAAAAATGTTTGTTCATTAATTGCTATACATCATTCTGAGCACAAACTAGACTTACATCTCAAAAAATTCCATTCTAATACTGCCAACTCACCACAAAAGACTATCgaatccttttcattcctttctcttcgactagaaaacattaatattttaacactttAAGACATTTCCTCcccagcaaacaaaaacaaaacaaggcttAAAATTTGTCATCTTCTCTACTTCCCTAACTCGCCCTCAGAAATTTTAATCACTACCTTTTCTTGCAGTACAATTCCAGAGAAGGTGAAAAACAAGGGACAGAACAAAGCCATGTACAAAACCTGCAGTAAATAAAAGCTGCTCCAAAGAGGGTCTGTTCTCAATCAAAATTTCTTACCAGTTCAAATAGCTGCTCACAAGGAAAGCACTGGTTCATGTAATGCCTTCACTTACTCCCTAAATCCTCACGCTGGAGCCATAGCAAGCATGTAAAGTCAGGAAATAAGAGCCCAAATCTAATAATTGGTTAAGTCAAGGTAAGAAATAACTAGCTAGAAAATGAGGTAGGAAAAGAAATAACACTCCTGGAACAATATTTTCCCCTCACCTTCTCTGCCTACTTTACTTACTGTCCCACTGAAGACTTTGTTACTGCAGGGATTTCAGTCTCATGGGAAAGGGAAAATCCAGTCAAGAACATCATCTATCTTCTGTCTAAACTTATCTCTCAGTCAACAGGTATCACTTAAAATCATAATAAAGCCCAAGAGCCCTTCTGAACAAAACAATTACATAAGATTCTGCACTCTACTCTGGTGACCCTGAAGAAGTCACTTTTGAGACTACTCAGTGATTAGCAAGCATCCACCACGTACTTGTGACGGCTGCATTAACTTTGTGCATATACTAAGAACCACTACAGTGAATTCTGTGATGTGTGAGTTATATCTCTGTCACTAAAAAAGGAACATTCCTTCCCCACTAAAAGACACCCATCAAAAACCAAGTATGTTCTACGAAACAgaacatttctctttaaaattcagGTTCCATAATACAATGTGCTATGTTTTGGAGACAGTTCCACCTCTGAGAACTGCTGGTTTTATTCTATATTCATTTTTACTGGCAGAGTTCTGAGAGATGTTAAGGGTGCGATGGTGGAAAGGACACCACACCATTACTACAGAAGCCTGGATGCTCTACAAGTCCAAGTGCTATGCTCTGAAATGTTTGTGtaccccccaaaattcatatgttgaaattctaatgtCCCAAGTATTGGACTTAGGTGGGGTTTTTTGGAGGCCATAAGTCATAACAGCAGAGCCCTGACGAATGCATTTCACAAACAGCTCCTTTATAAAAGAGGCCCCCgggagctcccttgccccttccgCCATGTGAGAACAAGAAGCCAGCAATCTGAtctgagagagggaaggaggcccTCATCAGAccaggctggcaccctgatcGTGGTCTTCCAGCCTCCTGAGCTGTGAGGGATAAATTTTGTTGTTTACAGGCTACCTAGTCTGTGGTACTacacagcagcccaaatggactaagacaccaAGTAATCCTGAATTAAATCGCTAAACTTACTTctcattcaacaataaaaaagaatgaactgtgTGCAAATTGAAactcaaaataagtaaaataagtaCATTCTAGTGTAGAAAATGTTTGTTCTCTTACGCACAATCCTTGTCTtccacattttcattcatttcaggaCTTCTACTTTAAAGAGCATCACGTAGTCAATTTACTTGGATCCGCAGAGAATTGAACTTCAATGAATTACACTTGGTTACATTTAATTTGTATTCTACTGAATCATTCCGTTGGAAACCTGTATTACTTTTTCAGAGAGCTAAGATCAACACTGAATCCCAAGTTTTGACTTGGGATGGCTGGAAACAGGCATAACCACCCAGCAGCCTTCTGACACTGTGCAAAAACATTTACGGCAACTGGCTGCTCAAGGAACCACCTGAAAAACCCAACTAGCCTGTTTTCAGGAGAAATGACAGATATTCACCCTGGACAGGAACAGTTAGGAAGTCATTCAGTGTTCTACCTCTAGACTTCCTCCTTCAAGAGCTCTTCCTCCTATCCAGCTTAAAAACAGGGACCCACAACAAATCTCAACAAGGGCTTAACAACCAAAGAAAACATGCTCCCCTTCTGTTTATTTCCTCACTATAAAAAAACTTGCAACTTTTATGGCTCCCCCTTTGTAAATTTCTGAGGGCAAGTTTCAattttttcctctgcttcttcCACGCATAGTTCTCTGCTATGATGGTGGTACTTTATGGACCTATATGGGCTCAAACATGCAATCCAACAGTCCCACATCTCTCTGGACCTGAATTTAGAAACCATTCTTTTCCAATAGACAACCCTAAGGaggacacttttaaaaatatgaactggCATTTTGTAGAAGCAGTTGACAAAGTCAGTAACACCAAAATAGtttgataaaactgaaaaaaactgacCACCAAGTAACAAAGTACTTTTCTTATAATcgctttcttacatatttttacatcTCCACTTCTAACAGTGTCACAGAGAGAAGGATTAAGAAGAAACCAGCAAGTTGGCACATGCCAGTAAGAGGAAAGACAGCTCTCCTACCTAAGAGGTAAAGACTCGTCACCCAACAATGCCTACTCCAGATCACTGCTCTGAGGATGGCTGTCCCTTCCTGACTCACTGGCTGATGGGTGGACAAGCTGGAAATGGAGTTCCAAGTCTAGCCAGAGTGGTGCTGGTGGCTCCAGAGTGAGGAGGGACgtccaaaaaagaaacaagaaaatggctGGATAAAAGGAATCTGCATGATAAGGTATGGGGAACCGCGCACTTTTAGGGGCTGGTAAGTGAACTTTATTTAAGTAGGCCAAACTGCTTGAtctaagcaaagaaataaaaactaagtttCCTTGCTCAAAGGCAAAACATCAAGAAAATCAAACAACCAAATTCAAAGTGTGCTCATATATGTACTTACTTCACAGAAGTACTTCTCCAAGCTCTCTGCCTCTAATACAGAAACTGTAGCAAGTTTCTGAAGAAGCTAAACTCCCAGAGCACTTTCATGATGTCCACTTATCTAGGAAATACAACATGGAACTTCAAAGAGAAATCAACAGTCTATTCTCACAAATTGCCAAGAACATCTGAGATCTGGTTCTCCAATACCCTGGCTCACCAAGGtacattcctttctctcttgaaGCCAATATTGACAGTTCGTAAAATAAGCACTTTTTTATACAGGGGAGAATAGTTAACTTCACTCACTTGACATTCCCACAACATCAGTACCTGAAAGCATGTCATCCTATCACTTAAGCAGCCCCGAAATACAGAAAGCTTTTCAAAGACCAAACCTGACttgaaaacacacaaaacagtCTACTAGCTATGGTCAGAATGGCACGTGACAACTATTAAGCTGTACTACCAAGTATCTGAACAGGCTAATTACTGACACGTGAACATAAAGAGTGACTTACAATACCACGCAGCCTGAATACGCTATCCGATTTTGACgaaattaaaattctaaacgTGTCACTAAGAAGACAAGTCCCacttaagaaaaagagaacacaaatcaATGTAGTTTCCTATACACATTACGGGAGGAACTCTTACTTTTGACACTGTTAACTTTACAAGCTTACACAATGCTTTACAAAACTAAAAGATCTATGAAGTGATGGCCAACAGTTTCTGCCAGATCACAAGACTGCAATGCATCTTGGGATTCCTTCAGGGCACTTCAGTGCCAGATACCCAAAACGTTATTACAGTTTCAATCATAGAAATTGGAGCAAGAAACGCTCTCTCTAGGTATAAGGTGAAGGGAAAACTCGGGCGCTCGTCCTCCCAGCTCCTCGGGTCTGGCTCGCTCAATGCCCACCCACCTCCTGGTTCCAGTTGTCCCACGTCTGGGCCTCGTGGCACTGATGGCCGCGGTCCCCTCTCCGTCCCATACGGTTCTCAGTTCTAGTGGGTAGCTGCGGCCCCCGAGGAAGGGACGAGCCCCAGATCCCTCCCCGACACCCGGCTACGGCTCCTCCAGGCCCTCCGCCGCGCCTGGGCCGCCCCACCCAGGGCTGCCCGCGCCCGGCGTCGCTGTTAGCGCCCCACGTGCCGCCAGGCCCCGAGGCCGCGCGTCCCCCGCCCTGCGAGGCGAGCTGCAGAAccgtcccccccccaccccactaagCTGGGCTCCGGCCTCCCGCTCGGCTGCTCCCGCGTCCCGGCCCCTTTACCAGAAGGGCATCCCGCGCCACTGCCGGCTCCGTGGTGGTTGGCACTGGCGATGGCTGGGCCGGGCCACGCAGGAAGGACGGCACGAACTCGGCGGCGTGTACGTTGGGGACGAAGGGTTTGGCGCTGACGTGGAGCTGACGGCTGAAGGCCGCGCTGAGGTGCTCACGCTGGGCCTCGGCGGCTACCGCCGCCAAAGGGCCTCCGGCGCCGCCGCACGGGCCGGACCCGGGGGCTTCCATGTCCGCCTGGTCCCAGCAGTCGGGCACTGAGTCGCTGCTGCTCCCTCGGCTgctgcccccgccgccgccgtcgCCACTGCCCGGATCCATGAtcgggggcggggggcgggggggcgtGTGTGTGGTGAAGAGAGGGCGGGAAATGGAGGCGGGGACGACGGGCCGGGGAGGAGCAGGCCGTGCTGACCCGGGGAAGTGGGAGGCAGAAGGGCTGGGGGGTAGCAACAGAGTCCCCGGCGTCACCGCCGCAGCAGCTCCAGTCCCTACTACGCACTCGCGACAACcgcgacggcggcggcggcggctcaaCCCTCCTCGTGTGTGCGAGCCGATGTCCTTCCACCCAACCCAGGCACCTCTGACTGCCTCACCGGCCACCCCACGAACGCGCAGATTGACTCCTCGCCGCCTCCCGTACCTTCGCCTCAGTAGTTCTCAGCCCCGTTCGTCCCCGCTTCCGGCTAGGAAGCACGGACGGAACTACGAGTGCCGACAGCGCCCGCGCGTCCCCGATGCGGTTTCCCGGGGGGGCCGATGGGAGTCGGAGTTCCGTGGCCCGGAGCAACGGGAAGAGGCTCCGGTTCCCGGCAGGCAGCGCGAAGACGCGAGACCTGGTCGCCCTGGCGGCCCCACCTGTCACCGGGTGGGGCAGCGGCAGGGGTGAGTCTTGGCGTGACTCCGTGCTGGGCCTCCGATCCAGAGCCTTTCAGCCCTCGGGGGCGGTCCACTCTGTCCTGTGAGGCTCAGGATGAGGGAAAACCGACAGCAGTTCTACGGGGGGATAAAGCTTTCAACCCCTGgacacctgttgaagagactgtcatttccccattgtatgtccatggctcattcatcatatattaattgaccatatatgtttgggttaatgtctggagtctctattctattccactggtctgtggctctgtttttgtgccattaccaaactgtcttgattactgtggctttgtagtagagcttgaagttggggaacgagatcccccccgccccccactttattcttccttctcaggattgctttggctattcggggtctttggtgtttccatatgaatttttgaactatttgttccagttcgttgaaaacatcttagccatttttaaatgtacaattgaGTGGTATTCAGTATATTCACGTTGTTgagcagccatcaccaccatccgcCTCTGAATTCTCCATCTTTCCAGATTGAAACTCTATGCCCATTAAACCCTCACTCCCCAATCTtccctcctgccagcccctggcaaccaccattctgctttctgactctatgaatttgattacttTAGGAATCTCAATACAagaaaaatcatacagtatttatctttttgggactggcttctttcacttagcataatatcctcaagattGATCTACAAGACACACTGAAGCATgttatcagaatttccttccttcttaacgttaaacagtattccattgtacggACAGACGGCATTGTGTGTTTACCCATTgcacatattcttttatttaattctcaccacaGCCACAAGAGTCAGGTATCTATACTGGACACATAGTATCTCCTGCTCAGATGACCTCAGTGCCCTTGTCCTGGGCCTTCAGCCACTCCCCCTACCTGGATCTGGGTCTGGCTCCCCTTATAATTTTCAGACCTGGATGAAACCCCACTATCACACATGGTTGCCAAAGCGGCAGCAGGAG
Coding sequences within it:
- the LOC140843999 gene encoding eukaryotic peptide chain release factor GTP-binding subunit ERF3A-like isoform X2 → MDPGSGDGGGGGSSRGSSSDSVPDCWDQADMEAPGSGPCGGAGGPLAAVAAEAQREHLSAAFSRQLHVSAKPFVPNVHAAEFVPSFLRGPAQPSPVPTTTEPAVARDALLHLWNLLKRNNHVKVQIQLLAWKFQNLLMLASQPLEDE
- the LOC140843999 gene encoding uncharacterized protein isoform X1, with the protein product MDPGSGDGGGGGSSRGSSSDSVPDCWDQADMEAPGSGPCGGAGGPLAAVAAEAQREHLSAAFSRQLHVSAKPFVPNVHAAEFVPSFLRGPAQPSPVPTTTEPAVARDALLHLWNLLKRNNHVKVQIQLLAWKFQNLLKMGRQKCLQKNHGSTKKESVKQSQWVAAWEVAGPRGKCPGDDGGGRGDTKTQICGCTTRCS